The Nocardioides panzhihuensis genome has a segment encoding these proteins:
- a CDS encoding anti-sigma factor domain-containing protein yields MAPDVHGLLGAYLLDALVPRERAEFEAHLAVCAECREEVDSLRPATTSLAGGVAATPPAPLRGRVLRTASQTPQLPPLVAAARPRRRWLAAAVAAAAALVVGVGVGLGTVLSDDEPPTMTAAQVMSAPDAKMHKKNTSDGELMVAMSPEMHMVAVDAAHLDGPTGMTYQVWWHTDAGMESAGVMDGEMSLAVPVEDGDLMVTMEPKGGSDQPSDKVLFEMPATSL; encoded by the coding sequence CGGCCTGCTCGGGGCCTACCTTCTCGACGCGCTGGTGCCGCGGGAGCGCGCCGAGTTCGAGGCCCACCTGGCGGTCTGCGCCGAGTGTCGCGAGGAGGTCGACTCGCTGCGGCCGGCGACCACCTCGCTCGCCGGCGGGGTCGCCGCGACGCCGCCGGCTCCGCTGCGCGGCCGGGTGCTGCGTACGGCCTCGCAGACGCCGCAGCTCCCGCCGTTGGTGGCCGCGGCCCGGCCACGCCGTCGCTGGCTCGCGGCCGCGGTGGCTGCGGCGGCCGCGCTGGTCGTCGGCGTCGGTGTCGGCCTGGGAACGGTCCTGAGCGACGACGAACCGCCGACCATGACCGCCGCCCAGGTGATGTCGGCCCCGGACGCGAAGATGCACAAGAAGAACACCTCCGACGGCGAGCTGATGGTCGCGATGTCGCCCGAGATGCACATGGTCGCCGTCGACGCCGCCCACCTCGACGGCCCCACCGGCATGACCTACCAGGTCTGGTGGCACACCGACGCCGGGATGGAGTCCGCCGGCGTCATGGACGGAGAGATGTCCTTGGCCGTGCCCGTCGAGGACGGCGACCTGATGGTCACCATGGAACCCAAGGGCGGCTCCGACCAGCCGTCCGACAAGGTCCTCTTCGAGATGCCCGCCACCTCGCTCTAG
- a CDS encoding polyprenyl synthetase family protein, translating into MNETWDADEFRRRVQGALDTFLVTQTERLAPLGDEVEPLLRRARESMSGGKRLRAAFCYWGFRAVHPAPSPAEEESLVRAAAALELLQASALVHDDVIDDSDTRRGAPSAHRAFEADHSAAGWPGRSRAYGDAAAVLLGDLLLTWSDELLRTAGFAAPETADALSVFDQTRSEVIAGQFLDITVQARGVADVEAAMKVVRYKAAKYSVERPLHVGAALAAASTEQIEALSAYGLPVGEAFQLRDDLLGVFGDPSVTGKPAGDDLVEGKRTVLVALALTGSPPAEADLLDRSLGQPLTEDQVSALRTIIASSGAEQQVEKTITELADQGLTALDDARSSGLLDEHAATTLRALATAATQRAL; encoded by the coding sequence GTGAATGAAACGTGGGACGCCGATGAATTCCGCCGTCGCGTCCAGGGCGCTCTGGACACCTTCCTCGTGACGCAGACCGAGCGGCTGGCCCCGCTCGGGGACGAGGTCGAACCGCTGCTGCGCCGGGCCCGGGAGTCGATGTCCGGCGGCAAGCGCCTGCGGGCCGCGTTCTGCTACTGGGGCTTCCGCGCGGTCCACCCCGCTCCCTCCCCGGCCGAGGAGGAGTCGCTCGTGCGGGCCGCCGCCGCGCTCGAGCTGCTCCAGGCGTCGGCGCTCGTCCACGACGACGTCATCGACGACTCCGACACCCGGCGCGGCGCCCCGTCCGCGCACCGCGCGTTCGAGGCCGACCATTCCGCCGCGGGGTGGCCCGGGCGGTCCCGTGCCTACGGTGATGCCGCAGCTGTGCTCCTCGGGGACCTCCTGCTGACCTGGTCCGACGAGCTGCTGCGTACCGCTGGGTTCGCGGCGCCCGAGACCGCCGACGCGCTCTCGGTGTTCGACCAGACCCGCAGCGAGGTCATCGCCGGTCAGTTCCTCGACATCACCGTCCAGGCGCGCGGTGTCGCGGACGTCGAGGCCGCGATGAAGGTGGTGCGCTACAAGGCCGCCAAATACTCGGTCGAGCGCCCCCTCCACGTCGGCGCCGCCCTGGCCGCGGCTTCGACCGAGCAGATCGAGGCGCTGTCGGCCTACGGCCTGCCCGTCGGCGAGGCCTTCCAGCTCCGCGACGACCTCCTCGGCGTCTTCGGCGACCCGTCGGTCACCGGGAAGCCCGCCGGCGACGACCTCGTCGAGGGCAAGCGCACCGTCCTGGTCGCGCTGGCCCTGACCGGCTCACCGCCCGCCGAGGCAGACCTCCTCGACCGCTCGCTCGGCCAGCCGCTCACCGAGGACCAGGTCTCCGCGCTGCGTACGATCATCGCCTCCTCCGGCGCGGAGCAGCAGGTCGAGAAGACCATCACCGAGCTCGCCGACCAGGGCCTCACCGCCCTCGACGACGCCCGGTCCTCAGGACTCCTCGACGAGCACGCCGCCACCACCCTCCGCGCCCTGGCCACCGCCGCGACCCAGCGCGCCCTCTGA
- the metF gene encoding methylenetetrahydrofolate reductase [NAD(P)H], with amino-acid sequence MVTGRGRSLAELINEGDRSFSFEFFPPKDEAGEEQLWNAIRALEPYRPTFVSVTYGAGGSTRDKTVAITGRIAAETELLPVAHLTCVGHTRDEVAAILDSYAAQGVTHVMALRGDPADGPRAEWTPTAGGLDYAIDVVRLARERGDFRIGVAAFPEGHPSAESIEADADVLVAKAEAGAEFAVTQMFFRAADYFGLVDRVRARDVDIPILPGIMPILNLAAIRRQSELIGAEVPEEIVERLTAAGPEPADIRAEGIAVAAELCQELLDGGAPGLHFYTLNRSRATLEIFAKLNVTP; translated from the coding sequence ATGGTGACCGGACGTGGACGCTCCCTCGCGGAGCTGATCAACGAGGGCGACCGCTCGTTCTCCTTCGAGTTCTTCCCGCCGAAGGACGAGGCAGGCGAGGAGCAGCTGTGGAACGCGATCCGTGCGCTGGAGCCCTACCGTCCGACGTTCGTGAGCGTCACCTACGGCGCCGGCGGCTCGACCCGTGACAAGACCGTCGCCATCACCGGCCGGATCGCCGCCGAGACCGAGCTGCTGCCCGTCGCCCATCTGACCTGCGTCGGCCACACCCGTGACGAGGTCGCCGCGATCCTCGACTCCTACGCCGCGCAGGGCGTCACGCACGTGATGGCGCTGCGCGGCGACCCCGCCGACGGCCCGCGTGCCGAGTGGACGCCGACCGCCGGTGGCCTCGACTACGCGATCGACGTGGTGAGGCTGGCCAGGGAGCGCGGCGACTTCCGCATCGGCGTCGCCGCCTTCCCCGAAGGCCATCCGAGCGCCGAGTCGATCGAGGCCGACGCCGACGTGCTGGTCGCCAAGGCCGAGGCCGGTGCCGAGTTCGCGGTCACCCAGATGTTCTTCCGTGCGGCCGACTACTTCGGCCTCGTCGACCGGGTCCGCGCCCGCGACGTCGACATCCCGATCCTGCCGGGGATCATGCCGATCCTGAACCTCGCCGCCATCCGTCGCCAGAGCGAGCTCATCGGCGCCGAGGTCCCTGAGGAGATCGTCGAGCGCCTGACCGCCGCCGGTCCGGAGCCGGCCGACATCCGTGCCGAGGGCATCGCGGTGGCCGCCGAGCTGTGTCAGGAGCTCCTCGATGGCGGCGCGCCGGGGCTCCACTTCTACACGCTCAACCGCTCCAGGGCGACGCTGGAGATCTTCGCCAAGCTCAACGTCACTCCCTAG
- a CDS encoding FAD-dependent oxidoreductase translates to MTRVIVLGGGYAGMASAARLAKLGHSVTLLEASGQLGGALVPVREEGFTWDASATSTLLPAVMRDLFRKSGRPAERELELVPMDVIREHRFADKTSVAVPGGTRGAQLAAFDGLGPGIGQQWTDYVARFSEDWEVLRKHYFEVPWEPSALPSAVAERFRSRETLHKRLRKTFKDERLRLVAGHPFVAAGQELRDVPAWAGLTAYLEQRFGGWRVEGGMGVVAEVLAARMTTRRVSVQTATRVEDIILRGGRAVAVSTTDGEIDLGVDGAVVVALDPRSLPALRPLVERTLPAIPPMTFHLGLASLPDHLLDLPDELVLHGEPTLVVRTRGIAPEGQHAWTVHSYGKLMEDVLLALARHKVDLREHVVHRVDLGAAELVRRWRGSPLGVKWEGRSTVFQRLGPRTPIPNVYAAGAHATPGSGLPFTGLSSALVAQSIGPSQR, encoded by the coding sequence GTGACGCGCGTAATCGTCCTCGGGGGCGGCTACGCAGGGATGGCCAGCGCCGCGAGGCTGGCCAAGCTCGGCCACTCGGTGACCCTCCTGGAGGCCTCCGGTCAGCTCGGTGGCGCCCTGGTGCCGGTGCGCGAGGAAGGGTTCACCTGGGACGCCTCGGCGACCTCGACCCTGCTGCCCGCGGTGATGCGCGACCTGTTCCGAAAGTCCGGACGGCCTGCGGAGCGTGAGCTGGAGCTGGTGCCGATGGACGTCATCCGTGAGCACCGGTTCGCCGACAAGACCTCGGTCGCGGTGCCCGGCGGCACCCGCGGAGCCCAGCTGGCGGCCTTCGACGGGCTCGGACCGGGAATCGGCCAGCAGTGGACCGACTACGTCGCCCGGTTCAGCGAGGACTGGGAGGTCCTGCGCAAGCACTACTTCGAGGTGCCGTGGGAGCCCTCCGCGCTGCCGTCGGCCGTCGCAGAGCGGTTCCGGTCTCGCGAGACCCTCCACAAGCGGCTGCGCAAGACGTTCAAGGACGAGCGGCTTCGGCTGGTCGCGGGGCATCCGTTCGTCGCCGCGGGGCAGGAGCTGCGCGACGTACCTGCCTGGGCGGGGCTCACCGCCTACCTCGAGCAGCGCTTCGGCGGCTGGCGCGTCGAAGGCGGGATGGGGGTCGTCGCCGAGGTGCTCGCGGCCCGGATGACCACCCGCCGGGTCTCGGTGCAGACCGCGACCCGGGTGGAGGACATCATCCTCCGCGGCGGGAGGGCGGTCGCGGTCAGCACCACCGACGGCGAGATCGATCTCGGCGTCGACGGAGCGGTCGTGGTCGCCCTCGACCCGCGCTCGCTGCCGGCCCTGCGGCCCCTGGTGGAACGCACGCTGCCGGCGATCCCGCCGATGACGTTCCACCTCGGGCTCGCCTCGCTGCCCGACCATCTGCTCGACCTGCCCGACGAGCTGGTCCTGCACGGCGAGCCGACCCTCGTCGTACGCACCCGAGGGATCGCTCCCGAGGGACAGCACGCCTGGACGGTCCACTCCTACGGCAAGCTGATGGAGGACGTCCTGCTGGCGCTGGCCCGCCACAAGGTCGACCTCCGCGAGCATGTCGTGCACCGTGTCGACCTGGGCGCCGCCGAGCTCGTACGCCGCTGGCGCGGGTCACCTCTGGGCGTGAAGTGGGAGGGGCGGAGCACGGTGTTCCAGCGTCTCGGACCGCGCACACCCATCCCGAACGTCTACGCCGCCGGCGCCCACGCCACACCCGGCTCCGGGCTGCCGTTCACGGGGCTGTCGTCCGCGCTCGTCGCGCAGTCGATCGGTCCCAGCCAGAGGTGA
- a CDS encoding DUF4126 domain-containing protein — protein sequence MESLALTFSSGWASGINAYLVVLVLGVVQRATGAEEIPDVLGTWPVLTAAGVMFAIEFVADKVPYIDSTWDSISTVIRPTIGAVIGVLLAGEADSLGAAVGGVVGGTSALMSHLIKASERLAVNSSPEPVSNSVVSVAEDGLVLGVVWLATQHPLAAAGIAAVMLVAGLVLMYFVVRAVRGGWRRLTRRGRRGSEPPGGPSDGATKPYPVQ from the coding sequence ATGGAATCTCTAGCGCTGACCTTCTCCAGCGGGTGGGCCAGTGGCATCAACGCCTACCTCGTCGTGCTGGTGCTCGGCGTCGTGCAGCGTGCGACGGGGGCCGAGGAGATCCCCGACGTGCTCGGCACCTGGCCCGTGCTGACCGCCGCGGGGGTGATGTTCGCGATCGAGTTCGTCGCCGACAAGGTGCCCTACATCGACTCGACGTGGGACTCGATCTCCACGGTGATCCGGCCTACGATCGGCGCCGTGATCGGCGTCCTGCTCGCCGGTGAGGCCGATTCGCTCGGTGCGGCGGTCGGCGGCGTCGTAGGCGGCACGTCGGCGCTGATGTCGCACCTGATCAAGGCCAGCGAGCGGCTGGCGGTCAACTCCTCCCCCGAGCCGGTCTCCAACTCGGTGGTCAGCGTGGCCGAGGACGGCCTCGTCCTCGGCGTGGTCTGGCTCGCCACCCAGCACCCGCTGGCCGCGGCCGGCATCGCCGCCGTGATGCTGGTGGCCGGGCTGGTGCTGATGTACTTCGTCGTCCGAGCCGTTCGCGGCGGCTGGCGCAGGCTGACCCGGCGCGGAAGACGCGGGTCCGAGCCGCCCGGCGGACCGTCCGACGGCGCGACCAAGCCCTACCCCGTCCAGTGA
- a CDS encoding SAV_6107 family HEPN domain-containing protein yields MHLLPATTHSYLFRATESLAEAIVGDDVPSRYAMAHVAALQAAAALIAARTDPVAAASPAGRRRPWNAWVRLKKLAPELSEWADYFAAGAAKRAAAEAGSIRAVTAEEADDQVRDADRFLAVVEESLGLMAHASVVSRPRHDRLVG; encoded by the coding sequence ATGCATCTGCTGCCGGCGACGACACACAGCTACCTCTTCCGCGCGACCGAGTCGCTCGCGGAGGCCATCGTGGGCGACGACGTGCCGAGCAGGTACGCGATGGCGCACGTCGCCGCGCTCCAGGCCGCCGCCGCGCTGATCGCGGCCCGCACCGACCCCGTCGCGGCCGCGAGCCCCGCCGGTCGCCGCCGCCCGTGGAACGCCTGGGTCCGCCTCAAGAAGCTGGCGCCCGAGCTCTCCGAGTGGGCCGACTACTTCGCTGCCGGCGCAGCCAAGCGTGCCGCTGCGGAGGCCGGCTCGATCCGGGCGGTCACCGCGGAGGAGGCCGACGACCAGGTGCGTGACGCCGACCGTTTCCTCGCCGTCGTCGAGGAGTCCCTCGGGCTGATGGCCCACGCCTCGGTGGTCAGCCGGCCTCGGCACGACCGCCTCGTGGGCTGA
- a CDS encoding methyltransferase domain-containing protein translates to MAAGSASTSRRAGARTVAVWDALDPVLASGSLDVLDIGGGTGTSAVRVAGLGHTVTVVDPSPDALAALDRRAREAGVSVDARQGDLAALSDVADPSGADVVLCHGVLEVVPDPEAALAGIREVLRPGGTLSLLVAQRTAAVLSRALAGHFAQAAELLDDTTPQGRSGRRFSLGEVTGLLDAAGFEVSDVRGVRVFIDHVPGSLLDADPAASAALVDLEQRASTRADYLPMATQVHLLASLR, encoded by the coding sequence ATGGCAGCTGGCTCCGCATCAACCAGTCGTCGGGCAGGCGCCCGGACCGTCGCCGTCTGGGACGCGCTCGACCCGGTCCTGGCCTCCGGCTCGCTCGACGTCCTCGACATCGGCGGTGGCACCGGCACCTCCGCCGTACGCGTCGCCGGGCTCGGTCACACGGTCACCGTGGTCGACCCGAGCCCCGATGCCCTGGCCGCGCTCGACCGACGCGCCCGCGAGGCCGGTGTCTCGGTCGACGCGCGCCAAGGTGATCTTGCCGCCCTCTCCGACGTCGCCGACCCCAGCGGCGCCGACGTGGTGCTCTGCCACGGCGTTCTCGAGGTCGTCCCCGACCCGGAGGCGGCACTGGCGGGGATCCGCGAGGTGCTCCGTCCCGGCGGCACCCTCAGCCTGCTGGTCGCCCAGCGCACCGCCGCCGTCCTCTCCCGAGCCCTGGCCGGTCACTTCGCGCAGGCCGCCGAGCTCCTCGACGACACCACCCCGCAGGGGCGCTCGGGCCGCCGGTTCTCGCTCGGCGAGGTCACCGGGCTGCTGGACGCGGCAGGTTTCGAGGTCTCGGACGTCCGCGGCGTACGTGTGTTCATCGATCACGTCCCCGGGTCGCTGCTCGACGCCGATCCTGCGGCGTCCGCGGCGCTCGTGGACCTGGAGCAGCGGGCCTCTACCCGGGCGGACTACCTGCCGATGGCCACTCAGGTGCATCTGCTCGCTTCGCTTCGCTAG
- a CDS encoding Y-family DNA polymerase — MTSSAGAPEATPFLHVDMDAFFVSVAIRHQPELWDQPVVVGGHARGVVTCANYPARAFGVRAAMPGAMARRLCPQLVSVRLDFGEVAEVSRQVREIFRRATPLVEVVSVDEAFLDVRGAIRLFGSPERIAERIRRQIAEELSITCSVGVAPTPSVAKVGSRKAKPDGVVIVRPEDIPGFLHPLDVGELYGVGPSTRNRLRRLGFETVGDIARTPVPTLHQILGPRLGGHLHRLATGADRRELTGRLGLGVPETTGARSSGELARPLAPSEGVTARSADRSTGAQETFGHDLSDREDIVRELLRLSARVTRRMRRAGTVGRTVALTVRFTDFKTISRSRTLPDPTDVTQEVHATVVRLYDELNLRGRALRLVGVRVEHLVAREGTDRQLELGARERGWSEADRAADRVAERFGSSLVRRASLLRDGQG, encoded by the coding sequence TTGACCTCCTCCGCCGGCGCTCCGGAGGCCACCCCGTTCCTCCATGTCGACATGGACGCGTTCTTCGTGTCGGTGGCGATCCGGCACCAGCCCGAGCTCTGGGACCAGCCGGTGGTGGTCGGGGGACACGCCCGTGGTGTGGTGACCTGCGCCAACTATCCGGCCCGGGCCTTCGGCGTGCGGGCCGCGATGCCCGGCGCGATGGCGAGACGGCTGTGTCCTCAGCTGGTCTCGGTCCGTCTCGACTTCGGTGAGGTCGCCGAGGTCTCTCGTCAGGTCCGCGAGATCTTCCGCCGCGCCACCCCGCTGGTGGAGGTGGTCAGCGTCGACGAGGCGTTCCTCGACGTGCGCGGTGCGATCAGGCTCTTCGGGAGCCCCGAACGGATCGCGGAGCGGATCCGGCGCCAGATCGCCGAAGAGCTGAGCATCACCTGCTCGGTCGGCGTCGCGCCGACGCCGAGCGTGGCCAAGGTCGGCAGCCGCAAGGCCAAGCCCGACGGCGTCGTGATCGTCCGGCCTGAGGACATCCCCGGGTTCCTCCACCCCCTCGATGTCGGTGAGCTCTACGGCGTCGGTCCGAGCACCCGCAACCGGCTCCGGCGGCTCGGGTTCGAGACGGTGGGCGACATCGCCCGCACCCCGGTCCCGACGCTCCACCAGATCCTCGGCCCGCGCCTGGGTGGCCACCTGCACCGGCTCGCCACCGGCGCCGACCGGCGGGAGCTGACCGGACGGCTGGGGCTGGGCGTGCCGGAGACGACCGGAGCGAGGTCGAGCGGCGAGCTTGCTCGTCCGCTCGCGCCGAGCGAGGGAGTGACCGCGCGAAGCGCGGATCGATCCACCGGCGCCCAGGAGACCTTCGGCCACGACCTGAGCGACCGTGAGGACATCGTCCGCGAACTGCTGCGCCTCTCGGCTCGGGTCACCCGGCGGATGCGGCGGGCCGGCACGGTCGGCCGCACCGTCGCGTTGACGGTGCGGTTCACCGACTTCAAGACGATCTCCCGCTCTCGCACCCTGCCCGACCCCACCGACGTCACCCAGGAGGTGCACGCCACGGTCGTCCGCCTCTACGACGAGCTGAACCTCCGCGGCCGGGCGCTACGCCTGGTCGGGGTCCGGGTCGAGCACCTCGTCGCGCGCGAAGGGACCGACCGACAGCTCGAGCTCGGCGCGCGGGAACGAGGCTGGTCCGAGGCCGACCGCGCCGCAGACCGGGTCGCTGAGCGCTTCGGATCCAGCCTCGTACGTCGGGCGAGTCTTCTCCGCGACGGCCAGGGTTGA
- a CDS encoding DUF3040 domain-containing protein encodes MPLSEEELRLLEQMERALSAEDPKFASALRGTALRRAQRRHAVIAGVVLAGGVALLMAGVISRMWVIGVVGFLVMLASTSVLLTALRGAATVEEDDGDHEPRSSFLDRASERWKQRRRDNDL; translated from the coding sequence GTGCCACTCTCGGAAGAGGAGCTTCGCCTGCTCGAGCAGATGGAGCGCGCGCTCTCGGCGGAGGACCCGAAGTTCGCCTCCGCTCTCCGAGGCACGGCCTTGCGCCGTGCCCAACGTCGGCATGCGGTCATCGCGGGCGTCGTGCTCGCCGGTGGAGTCGCGCTGCTGATGGCCGGTGTGATCTCGCGGATGTGGGTCATCGGGGTGGTCGGCTTCTTGGTGATGCTGGCCTCGACCTCCGTGCTGCTCACCGCTCTGCGCGGCGCCGCCACGGTCGAGGAGGACGACGGGGATCATGAGCCCCGCAGCTCGTTCCTGGACCGGGCCAGCGAACGCTGGAAACAGCGTCGCCGCGACAACGATCTCTAG
- a CDS encoding transglutaminaseTgpA domain-containing protein, whose translation MMTSSDVRGVAPAMAVPLTCFVTVLFALASWGSFTSARFPYLGPILVVGLLIVGTGISARLLRVHGSVVVLLQVLLGTIATGLLVVQHPFPVTGGGRARVVAEMTEAYAAFDPFDLPMSASGVAPYLVPAGAAAVLLADILAVTLRRPPMMGLVVLGVFTVPFSIIGAGGWGGVSWVVFAFTATSFLVMLRLDRAQQLGRWGRRLDEDLPVVPATGPALIGVSAVAIALLAPAWLPSANVALPGLGAGDGDGPLRVINPTVGLYDDLRRQSDQVMVTVTPVYGDTEAPPSYLRVGALTKFTGTEWTSGNRDVPSDQTGVATFEPPMSDETLLGEPTTYQIRASDKFESTWLPVFTHPLEITAKGPWRYDEDTLDFMSTEGRDETVAGQSWRMTAAPVEPTQERLLAAGEPGVGAPPGMTDLPLLPDEIAEIALERTAGQDRPFTQAVALQNWFRHSGEFTYSLERDVGTDGAALVDFLTDNKVGYCQQYATAMAVLARQLGIPARVAFGFLNGDQDEDGAWTFRGRDLHAWPELWFEDIGWVRFEPTPAAADTSEPGYTAGALGNVRNEPQAPVPSTDASAAPAPNRPQREAPETPEATQSDTEESSSGAIWTGLGIAALIGAIALAAPAVIRRRRRTARLAGDAEACWAELGDTAIDLGLPWSGTRSPREEATGLAPHLRDREPMTALQRIVTAVERNRYAERRDIATVGDDVRLVSATLREHADRRARRRASLWPASVFRRPTSPAAAGPAARSERELISS comes from the coding sequence ATGATGACCTCCTCCGACGTACGCGGCGTCGCCCCCGCGATGGCCGTGCCGCTGACGTGCTTCGTGACCGTCCTGTTCGCACTGGCTTCGTGGGGATCGTTCACGAGCGCCCGGTTCCCCTACCTCGGCCCGATCCTGGTCGTCGGCCTGCTCATCGTCGGCACCGGCATCTCCGCGCGGCTGCTGCGCGTGCACGGCTCGGTCGTGGTGCTGCTGCAGGTGCTCCTCGGCACGATCGCGACCGGCCTTCTGGTCGTCCAGCACCCCTTCCCGGTCACCGGCGGCGGCCGGGCGCGGGTCGTGGCCGAGATGACGGAGGCCTACGCCGCGTTCGACCCGTTCGACCTGCCGATGTCGGCATCGGGGGTGGCTCCCTATCTCGTCCCGGCCGGGGCGGCGGCGGTGCTGCTCGCCGACATCCTGGCGGTCACGCTGCGGCGACCGCCGATGATGGGCCTCGTGGTGCTGGGCGTCTTCACAGTGCCGTTCTCCATCATCGGCGCCGGCGGCTGGGGCGGGGTCTCCTGGGTCGTCTTCGCGTTCACCGCGACCTCGTTCCTGGTGATGCTGCGACTCGACCGTGCCCAGCAGCTCGGTCGCTGGGGGCGACGCCTCGACGAGGACCTGCCGGTGGTGCCCGCCACCGGCCCCGCGCTCATCGGCGTCTCCGCGGTCGCGATCGCCCTGCTCGCCCCGGCCTGGCTGCCCAGCGCGAACGTCGCCCTGCCAGGTCTGGGGGCGGGCGACGGTGACGGCCCCTTGCGGGTGATCAACCCGACCGTCGGGCTCTACGACGACCTGCGCCGGCAGAGCGACCAGGTGATGGTGACCGTGACCCCGGTCTACGGCGACACCGAGGCTCCCCCGTCCTACCTGCGGGTGGGTGCGCTCACCAAGTTCACCGGAACCGAGTGGACCTCGGGCAACCGCGACGTGCCCTCCGACCAGACCGGCGTGGCCACCTTCGAGCCGCCGATGTCGGACGAGACCCTGCTGGGTGAGCCGACGACCTATCAGATCCGGGCCAGCGACAAGTTCGAGTCGACCTGGCTCCCGGTCTTTACCCATCCCCTCGAGATCACTGCCAAGGGGCCCTGGCGCTACGACGAGGACACCCTCGACTTCATGTCCACCGAGGGCAGGGACGAGACCGTCGCCGGGCAGAGCTGGCGGATGACCGCCGCCCCTGTCGAGCCCACCCAGGAGCGTCTGCTCGCCGCCGGCGAGCCCGGGGTCGGCGCCCCACCGGGCATGACCGACCTGCCGCTGCTCCCGGACGAGATCGCGGAGATCGCCCTGGAGCGGACCGCCGGCCAGGACCGGCCGTTCACCCAGGCCGTCGCCCTGCAGAACTGGTTTCGGCACAGCGGCGAGTTCACCTACAGCCTGGAACGTGATGTCGGCACCGACGGTGCCGCCCTGGTGGACTTCCTGACCGACAACAAGGTCGGCTACTGCCAGCAGTACGCCACGGCGATGGCCGTGCTGGCCCGCCAGCTCGGCATCCCGGCCCGGGTCGCCTTCGGCTTCCTCAACGGCGACCAGGACGAGGACGGCGCCTGGACGTTCCGCGGCCGCGACCTGCATGCCTGGCCCGAGCTGTGGTTCGAGGACATCGGCTGGGTCCGCTTCGAGCCGACCCCGGCGGCCGCCGACACCAGCGAGCCCGGCTACACCGCCGGCGCACTGGGCAACGTACGCAACGAGCCGCAGGCGCCGGTTCCCAGCACCGACGCGAGCGCCGCTCCGGCGCCCAACCGGCCGCAGCGCGAGGCGCCGGAGACTCCGGAGGCCACCCAGAGCGACACCGAGGAGTCCAGCTCCGGTGCCATCTGGACCGGCCTGGGGATCGCGGCGTTGATCGGCGCGATCGCGCTCGCGGCGCCGGCCGTGATCCGGCGCCGGCGGCGTACGGCTCGGCTCGCCGGTGACGCGGAGGCCTGCTGGGCCGAGCTGGGTGACACCGCGATCGACCTGGGTCTGCCCTGGTCCGGGACCCGATCACCGCGGGAGGAGGCCACCGGGCTCGCCCCGCACCTGCGAGATCGCGAGCCGATGACCGCGCTGCAGCGGATCGTCACCGCCGTCGAGCGCAATCGCTACGCCGAGCGTCGCGACATCGCGACGGTCGGGGACGACGTACGCCTGGTCTCGGCCACGCTCAGGGAGCACGCCGACCGCCGTGCGCGGCGTCGGGCAAGCCTGTGGCCGGCGTCGGTCTTCCGCCGCCCGACGTCACCGGCTGCCGCCGGACCGGCGGCGCGGTCCGAGCGGGAGCTGATCTCGTCTTAA